In the Rhodothermales bacterium genome, TAGCGGGCGTCGTAAATCACCTTGACGAATCCTTCGGTGTGGCCTGACGCAGATGCCTTGCCCGACGCCGTGAACGGAAACTTGCCGATCTTCAATTCATATCCGGCCTCCTTTGCAGCGGCTTCGGTATATCCGGTGGAGGCAATCTGTGGCTGGCAATAGGTGCATCCCGGAATGTTGTTCTTGTCCATCGCGTGCACGGGCAG is a window encoding:
- a CDS encoding dihydrolipoyl dehydrogenase, producing the protein LPVHAMDKNNIPGCTYCQPQIASTGYTEAAAKEAGYELKIGKFPFTASGKASASGHTEGFVKVIYDARYGEFLGCHIIGYDATELIAEAVTARHLETTAHEIMEAIHPHPTLSEAMMEATRAAYGIPMNM